One Ranitomeya variabilis isolate aRanVar5 chromosome 5, aRanVar5.hap1, whole genome shotgun sequence DNA window includes the following coding sequences:
- the LOC143776026 gene encoding secreted frizzled-related protein 5-like: MTASLAFLLLTGLLAGLCKAFDFGLSTRCVSIPKELGMCHDISYTEMRLPNLMGHTTIPEVVSKTAEWHKLLQTGCHPYAQMFLCSLFAPVCLDTFIQPCRSMCEAVRDGCAPVLECHDQSWPESLNCDRFPAGDDMCLDNLSKEFQYIYKELPKPTCQGCPLIEETFSYRSVLDAFCDNDIAVKVKLAKRKFASGHPEYVTEGPVEFIKQGLLLPYDTRNLIEQWLRINDNCAHRMIRHSRSMVYILTGNIQHGKVVLTRVFHWQKKDSQLTLATRKWRHHKC, from the exons ATGACAGCTTCCCTTGCCTTTTTGCTCCTTACTGGTTTACTTGCTGGATTATGCAAGGCATTTGATTTTGGATTATCCACAAGATGTGTCTCTATACCTAAAGAACTAGGTATGTGCCATGACATCAGCTACACAGAGATGCGGCTTCCTAACCTTATGGGGCATACCACTATCCCTGAAGTTGTATCCAAGACAGCAGAGTGGCACAAACTTCTCCAAACTGGCTGCCATCCATATGCCCAAATGTTCCTGTGCTCCCTGTTTGCTCCAGTCTGCCTTGATAC gtttATCCAGCCATGTCGTAGTATGTGTGAGGCTGTGAGGGACGGCTGTGCCCCTGTATTGGAATGCCATGATCAATCCTGGCCCGAAAGCCTAAATTGTGACCGTTTTCCAGCCGGTGACGATATGTGCCTTGACAACTTAAGTAAAGAATTCCAGTATATCTACAAAG aactgcCCAAACCAACATGTCAAGGCTGTCCACTGATTGAAGAAACTTTTTCATACAGGAGTGTCTTGGATGCTTTTTGTGACAATGACATTG CTGTGAAAGTAAAGTTGGCCAAGAGAAAGTTTGCTTCAGGACATCCCGAATATGTGACTGAGGGCCCAGTCGAATTTATTAAACAGGGACTGTTGCTTCCATATGACACACGCAATCTGATTGAACAATGGCTGAGGATCAATGACAACTGTGCCCATAGGATGATCCGTCACTCCAGGTCCATggtttacattttaactggaaataTCCAGCATGGAAAAGTTGTGCTCACCAGAGTATTCCACTGGCAGAAGAAGGACTCTCAGCTCACCCTGGCCACCCGGAAATGGAGGCACCATAAATGTTAA